TACGGAACCCCCGCGTTTAAGAGACTCCATATTGTTGTACTTTTCTGTTTTTACGTATTAGATAAAAATAGACTAGGGGTAATCaaagcttaggcgagtgcgttcgatatttgtaggggtacaggtagatattgaaggggaagggtggatggttcgtgtggtagataaatgttattactgcatatatgaacgtgaccggcaacttgttagatgtaatcaataactatttatttggaattctacaagtaaacaattactgaaaattactctaaaatggaactgttacttgcaagtcttttcagcttgacGTTACTTTTCGgtgctgaacgctgggacacaagaaattgtgcTTGGacaggaacatgtgtattctagcgagaaatagcggacaattacgttattatttgaattgacaggaaattacgtgtaacattctatagaatatagtgtccattttggaactaagctgaagAGAACATGAACATTccgaattggaaaaaaggatttttgcactttggttgataacaacaacatttgttgaagcttcaaatagcctctagtggaactttcatgagctaaaaactgtttgtggagcttttaagacagctcaaaatacagaacatgatatccaacatttagtttgttgatttcagtgccgtaaatatcacaagtcatgatgagatggcgccgccgagcttcatatctcggtagatttactttgtggcacaacggcatgtaagcgccaggagctgcacacattttccgaggatagtgacgaaccatgcttaacacaaagtaaaattgtactgagctgttttaaaacttagcaacttcagtagacagcccttcagcaatcttttcaacgacgaacgatggaagattatcacaacttagcactggactgatgaacgaacagcaatctttcagctcgtttcaacgacgaacgatggaagattatcacaactccgcaaaacgctacgaacgatggaagattatcacaactcagcaaaacgctggactgatgaaGGCCGAGGACAcacgaatcgccacgtgcgttagttcgtcaaagtgaggcaaaacgtaaccaagcgcctcaaagcgaggcaaacgtgtgtcgacgacgacgaaaaaacttcccttattaattgcacaggacacccaacaatgcacagaacacccaacacaaattaggggttgcgttctcgtacccCGAACGCAAttatccgtacaaagcactttctatggtgtaatttgtttattatatattaaaagAGAATAAAAGCGTGTAAATCTgaaatgttattgttttctttgtgatgCAAGCTTTATAAACCACGTTTGCGAAATAGCGTAAACTCAAGAATCCAATTAAACTGAAACTTACGAATTCTTCGTCTTTTCCTTTCATTCGCAAAAATTCTTTGAGTAAGGAAACATCTCTTTTGGTTTTACTCAacgtgtttttgtttgcttgctccTCGATAAAAGCCTCTAAAGTTGTTTGAGGTGGAACAAAACGTGCCGAAGCCATGTTTTGCGAGAAACACAAACATGTTTTCTCAACCGGCGCGCCACGGAACCCATTTCAGTGTtatgttctgattggctaatggaTGATTCTACTCAATGTCCATTGGTTATATTTTTCACATGTAAAAAAGCTATACTGGAAGCTGATTGGACGTATCGCTTTTTTCActgtgtgaaatataaagaagagaGAATTCTATTtagaaggtttattacatgaaattggccttatatatgtACAAAAAATAAAGATTGCTGCAATGCACAACGATTCTAGTTCAGTCCGAAACCTATCGCGGTTACATATGATCtcgtagggggggggggggacttcCATATGAAACAGACCAGGATGCTCGTTGTTAAGgatgtaaattttggattttggtctcgcttagggtgttccgggcacaacgccgatattttaagccgccaagaaacagaattacacgaagagaaacagaagtcaacaattgtctttttaatttgttttgttttcgtatttgtctGTTTTAAAGCGGtgtcttttaggggtcaaaatctgcgtaagccacggccagattggtctccttaaggggtcacaaaaagcttgagccacgcccagatggtctcctttaggggttaaagtCCGAATTTCTGACGAGCGTCCCCGTGTGTTCCATATGGGAGtctcccccaccccccccccatcCTCCACCGGGCATATGGTATGGGTACACCTGAAGAAGAAGGTTCCAGGAATCCTGTATTTTCAAGGGCAAAAATTACCTTGCCTGCGAACGTTTCTCGAAGAAAGCGGCATTCAAACATCTTCGGAAGGCAAGGGTGTTAATAATAATTGGGGTAGCAGGCCTACACAACTCCTATCCACGTCGTGTAATACCCACTGATCTTTGAGTTTGGCTCGAACGAGTAAATCTTTTAGGGAACTACTCCTTTTGTAGGAGACGAGCGGGGCATCTTTCAATATTTCGCTAAGTAGCGGTCGTTCTTGGATTTTTAATGCCACTTTTGCATGAGTATTTGTTTTAGATTAGGCACTGTTGGATGGTATTGTGTGAGAAAAGTCAAGATGCTGTTGAAAGGGAATTAAGCTTCCTGTCCCCAAATTTGATCTTTGAGAGTGTTGTCGTAATCAGAGTTTCTGGGTATCCTCGGTCGGTAACTTTTGCTCTAAATGCAAGATTGTGGTCTTGATTTATTTTTCCGACGATTTTTTTTGGAGAAGTCTTAATGCTTTGCCCTTGATGGCTTTTGGTTGTTGAACACAACGTCTCTTTCGATTATCAAGACGCTTCGAGCGCGCTCTGATCGTATTCTTCGCTTTTGTAACGTCAAAGATTGTCGGATAGCAGCCGGAAGGAATACTTCAACGCCCAGAAATGCTAATTAAAATGTAGCTTTCCTTAAAATGTAACGAACAGATTATTGGATCGATTTGTCTCTAGAATTTTTTTCGCTGCTCGCTTACATGAAACTTTCCACTTTTTACGATCACCGGACTGACTTCACGGgaagacaaaaataataattgagaTCCGCTCCTTTCTTGCTTCCATTGCGGCAAACAGCTACGGTACAATACTTGTTCAGGGCCCACACGGAAAATTTTGCAAAGAACCGTACAATACGCATGGATTTCCCTacaatgtttgttttcctttttcacgCTGCATTCCCAGGAGCCTCGCTTCGGTGTGTGATTTTCGACACCTGTCACTCACGTTGAAACATATCGAAATATTAATTGGTTCAAGTTAGGGAGCTTACGAATCGACGacttttgcttttgcttttttgagCAAAAGTCGCCCTTGCTTGAGCTTCCTAATTTCTACAGGACAGCGACGCGAATTATGGCATGACCAAACGGCGTCATGGTGCAAAAGTCGACGATTCGTAAGCTCCCTCTCATTTATGGATATTATACAACTCTTCCCAACTTCTTACATCATTAGGTTATTCTCGAGACGTCTGAGAACACTAACATAAAATTAAGGTGGACGTAAACGTGAATTTGATTGGATATTTAAgagcaccggtggctcagttggttgggcaTCGGgttgttacgcgggaggtcgtgagttcgactccgaccggaccaacactcaaggtcttaaaataactgaggagaaagtgctgcctttgtaattacatcagcaaatggttagactttcaagtcttctcggataaggactataaaccgtaggccccgtctcctgcatcttcagtaataaaatggtttgcaggggacgtaaaagaacccacacgcttatcgcaaaagagtagggcatgaagttcccggtgctgtggtctggccttggttgttgttctgttaaatgctcggagatattagctcatatagagctaccaaaaaaatccgagggtaaacaaagtatcCTATCCTATCCTAAGAGGTTCAAGGAAGGGATAAAATTCGAGTAGCTCACATCCCGCGAGTTACTGTTGGGTAATCCCGCGCATGCAGTAAATACCCATAATCCACCTCGCTTCGTCGTCCGTTTCATCAGCTGGTAACGGTTCCAACGACAAGAAAACATGAAGCCCTTCAGTATTAAATAATAATGTTCATTAtggtaaaggctatagcccgaTGTATTACATAATTGGTTGTAAGTACGTATTTTACATACCTCACGTCCGAGAATCCTTCAGAGATCGCAAGAATGCAAGGGTTTACTTTGAGCAAGTGACAGAAACTGGTGAAATTGGTACCTTAGTCTGTGCGGAACGAACGGGCCTCCCTCAGCGATCTAAAATTTGCGAGAGGTGCTTTGTAATGTGCTCTCTCGTGCGATAGTTCCCCGAAGGTTTGTTACGGCATTCTGGTTTCCTTCATTCCAATCAACCAAGAGTTGAGCGAAACGCCGCCAAGAGGACGGAAGATAGTCGTAGATAGGACAGACTAACGGAGCACGTTGTTTACACAGGTTTACAGCAATGCCGAGCCGAGTTTTAACAGAATTGACCATCGGTAGGCCATAAGATGGACCATGGCCTAGAGTATGGCCTACCCCACGTTTTATCCACACCCATGAACACGAAGTGTGTATTGCCCGAGAACGATGTAATGAACTCTTCCAAAGACTATTCCTTGTTACTTAACGCTTGCAAAAATGCCGAACGCCTTGTGAACAAATGTAAAATGACAGGATGTCTTGGCGCTTTAGAACTCGAATTGCGTTTCCTGTATACTATTTCTGCCATCAAGAGTTTGCAGGTCCAACAAAGGTGCTAAACCTCCTGGAGGAAGGTGTGGAAGTTGACATCGTGCAAAGACAAAATGGAAAATGAGGAACCACAATGGTGAAAGGGTCATAGACAGTATGAGGCGAACCGGCACTGGCCTCGGTTGAAATTACCTGCCTTTAATGCGTTTTTGCAAtcgaaaatcacctcctgactaagggctgttcacacaTTTTTTGGTAGCGTCATACAaccttagccttttacaggtatacttcgagccAGCCATCTTGCTGAATATGgcaaccacaacaccgggaacgtcgtgccctactcttttcgacaagcgtgtgggttctttaacatccaaCTACTATCATTACAGTACAACATGCAAccactatcatttgcagtctgtccgctttgaattgaaatctcacagaattttagagttgaaggaattgtgagacgggacctccagcttatgGTCCTTATCCGAggagacttgaaagtctaaccatttgctgatgtaattacaaaggcagcactttctcctcagttacttaaagaccctgagtgttggtccggccggagttgaactcacgatctcccgcacgacaacccgatgctcaaccaactgagctacctgttttctttcttgtttttatttgtttgttttttgcgtaTGTATTAAGTAGATTTAGTCGCAAGCAGCTCCAACaatgaacaataaaaaataggTAAATGAATCTACGCACTCTACGTTTTGAATTCCACGACAATGCTACACTACAATGATACTGCACATACACTGCATGATATAGTGCTAGCAATTTGTAAAATTCGGTTCCAGCGCATCTTGTAAAATAATGCCTCGGTTGGGAGAATTTTTCTGGCTGCGGGCCTGGGTGAGCTCCTTTCGCGCGTAACCTAGAGCTTTGATTTCAGTTTTGACAGTTGTATTAAGGAGTAATGTCATGTCATGTCCGTGACAAGAAAGATTACTTTTCATAGAGACAAATGATAGAATCACACCTTCGCATCGATTCGCACATTTTTACCAGTGTGATGACATTGAtgcaattgaattgaattgctGTGTGACGCCGGAACCCGCAAACAGGTTATTCGCGTGACAGGACGGCATAGTACATGAAGAGAAttgaaaattatcattgtacaaTACCAAACTGTTGTTGACAAAAgtctaaaaaaattattattcttatcgtttgcaaaaggaaagaaaatcacTGAAACTATCTATCCTATTATAGAGTATCTTGCTGAGTATTTGAAATatcaaaaaaatgatatgaTGGCGAGATTTACAGATCAGACTATAAAATCCTCTTACCAAGGTACAGGTGTAATATCAAAGAGGGACTCGCCACGCCGTTATCGTAAAAGTTGggaaaattattattgcaaCCCGGTAAGATAAATCTTTAAGATGAGTAGGTGGGcctagtatttttttttcaaagactttgTCCTATTAATATTAGAGACTGTGGAAATATTCTTGAATTCCGAGGAAGGAATGCTCAGACTTCTGTTTCAGAAAATTCGCGCATGTTTGTGTTTTCAAAGAATACGCGTTCATATTAGTATATGAATAAAGTCTATTGCCCTCAATGTTCAGCTCTTAAAGAGAAGAAGGCAATGTGAAAATACTCTGtgggtattctgaaatcgctcCCTTGAGTGATTCGATGCGATTCCGCAGTCACCAAATTTGAAGGGTTTACAAATAGCGacttttatcattttttctttcttttttcatttctttattattcttatttatttacttttgtttcCTTCAGGGAATTCATCGCGTTATGTGGATGGGCCTTGCCGAAGAAAAGTTTTTGGAAGTTGCTCAGGAGATAAACAACATTAAACTAGATGGATATGAATTTTTTACTGAATCTGTTAAAGAGTCTGTTGAGTGCAAAATCTACAGGAAGTACGATACGGTTAGTATATTGCAGAACTATGGTTGGATGGAGGGGCAGAAGAAGGTTTACCTATGTCGGGGTGTGATGCTGGCAAGAAAAGAATATTGGCAGGGGTGAAGGTCAGAAATGGAACATGCCCTGAATGAGATAATGATAGAAATTTCAGATTCTGAAAATAGGTtgaaatttgattttgattaCCATCATCTTGGTTTTACGCATTTATGGTAGCAATGTTGCAATAATCCAAAAAAGTAAATCTGATGGGTCAATATAAAGCAATATTCTGGTTCAAgttatgaaaataaaaatcatattttataattattagtttttggagacaaaggaaattgagaaTATTATGAAAGTACTGTAGCTGCTAGcctgaaatttcattttgacctaaAACATAAATAAGGGTAAGAATCATAATAAaataacactaataattattgattcacTTCATAAAATTCTCATAGTTGCTCCCTTTATTGCTATCCTGGAAACATGAGGTCGAGGAATGTTCTTCTTCATGGTCAGCTTGAATCACCATGTCATTTTTGCACACAAATTCTATTGTTGTGAATAATGCCCAGGAATTATCCACTATAAGGCAATTTACCAATATTGTTGGGAATTTTATTCCAATGACAATTTGGCGGGATGCAAGAATTGATCGAAGCTCAAAAATGAGGCAGGGCAGGGGATAGAGGAACTTAATTTTGAGGTGGGATGGAAGTGAAAATGCTCATTGCAATAAGCAGTTGAATGGGATCACTGAAAAATGGGGCTGGATTGAGTGGGATTCAGTCAaatatgacaaaattaatggGATATGAGATTGAAGAAGCCTTCATAGCACAATGTAGCAATTGAAGATTCTACAATTTCCTGCAAATTATTCAACTTTTGATTAGTTGTGAAATTTATAGGTTAATATATGGCAGTTAGTGTCAGTGTTTCATTCTGCAGGTGTCTGGCCTCTATGAATACAAGATAATGGGTTCAATCTTAGACGTTCTTCCCAATGTGTGCAAAGAGGTTTATATGGATTTAGAATACAGGAAGAAGTGGGATGAGTATGTGAATGGTATGGGTGATATAATTGGCAGCTAAATAATATTTGTAACTATTTGTAACTAAGTACATCACATAAACTATATAGGGAAGTTTAAGCAAGTCTTCAAGAGTGTGAAACTCATCTGAAATATCCGCTTGTCTAACACCATAGGTGACTCCGTCACCTAAAAACTTGTGCATAATTGATATTATCACGACATATCCTCCTGGATGAACAATTATGCATAATCATTTTGTACAACTTAATTAGCTAAAGTGTTACCCATTTTGCATGAGTACACTGCTTGCCCCAAAGAGAATTACTGAATTAGATCTTGTCATTCACCAAAGTTATCTTCCCTCTTGGATGAGGTTGATGTAACTGAATGGGTGACCTTCTCAGAGAAACCAGTTCAGTCATAGTGGTCATCAATCCTGCCTACCCCCCTCTAAGATATTTGTATGTGGATTAAGTTTAAGTCAACCTCAATctgactttgagggtttttCATCAAAATCAACTAGCCAGCAGGGCGTCAAGACACCTTATGCCTTACATGATCCAGATTGATCGCAATCTTGATAACTGTAATGGTCTTTCTTTTAAAAatgtggtaaaaaaaataaacataaggTGATTATAAGGCACCTGGAAATCCTTGGGGACCACAGAACAAAACTATAAGGctgttttcaattaattttatttcatttacctGAATAATTCATAAAAGCACTGCATTGAATGTAACATTTCAATATGGCATTTAAGAACTCTATGAATTTGATGAAGACGGTGAGGAAAGCATCTACTGGAATGTGAAGTATCCTTGGCCAATGTCAAACAGAGATGTATCCTTCTAAAatgtgtaaataattattagtcgtGCCTTTTCTTGATATGTTCATTGGTTTGACGAAGCAAAAGCACTGCATTTGCTGCGGTGTTGAAAATCGTGCAGTGCACTGTCCCCTAAACGGGTAATGTTTTTTCCcagggggggtactgccatatatgggccatataggtatgtgccgctgtgaagggtatgattttcaagcagtttactctagcatcgcgtatataaatcagagcttttgggtctagaatcggctatcatttttcaagaaactgaccagttggttgaagattttatctagactaaggaaaccaggaatttactctagtatagggtagcaaaatccagctgaaactagctctggtataggctaagggttccagagtcctagcggcagagccccacccagaaattcctaaagtaccccccccttTTTTTGCATGCCAAAGAAAGTTTCCTTAAtttgctattttcaaaattattgccAAACTGAACAGTATGTCTATAGAAGGGCTCTCCGCGAGTTAGAGATCAATAACCTTCCAACAGTGGTGGTATTGGCTGAGAGTAAGTTATCTGCAAAGACTCCTGAAAGGAGTGGGGTGGTAAGAGTCAAGGAATATCACCAGAGTCTGATTATTCAGGGAGATGGAATGGTAGGAACAAAAGGTCAGTTGCAGCTAATTTTGTTTCGCTAAAGCCATCAACTGAGGCCACAGTCCACAAAGTAGTTCTCTCTCAGTTCTCCAGAACCAATACCACATTTTATTTACATAACATAATTAGTGGTTATAGATACTGAGTGGTAGCAAGTCGATAAAAGACGCTGTGTGCTGCCAGTGATGATATCATTTTTACCCACAAATGTTCGATatcatttttgaccaatcagcttGCAATATTTTGGCACGGTGCCAAGTACTTGTGGCTGCTAAGTTGTgatacaagtaaacaactcaCTGTAAGCTTATACAGTCAAGTTCAAACCTcagtttttgaaataaaaagaataacTTAGCTTCTTAATTTTGTTGTACTTTGATGATTTTATAACtgttacaataaaaataacattaTTAAGCATTCGCTTGGATCAGATTAAagttttgtgcaaaaatagtGTTTTGAAGTCCTGATGAGTTAACTCTGGTTAAATAAAGTAAAGTTGTATTTATTATTCTACAAAAGTGAGGAAGCTGCACCccgccccgcccccccccccccccgtcaaaaaaaaaattttgctccCTATTACCATAGtcaagttgttgtttgtttggcAAAAGAGATTAAACAGCCATTTTCAGTGGCACTTAACTTCCACTACAACAACAAAGACTCTGGTTttcttcttgaattttgaaACTTTTACAGCAGCATTAAGCTATGAATTATCAATCTCCAACAAGTGACAGATTGTAAATCAGGgccgggttgttcgaaagccaATTAACGTTAACCCAGGATTAAACGTAAACTGAAggattattttttcttgtttaacaACGTTTTTCACCTCTGACGTTTGATGTAGTTTGAGATTATTACAGCTCAAAACTGAGGGGCAAAGAATATAAACAAACATCTcaccaaaaagttacaaaattgaAGTCAAAATTCTCGCTAACCtgggttagcttaatcaggctttgaacaacccaGCCCAgtaacataacataacaatGCTCTTTGCATAGAAACACGGACTTTATGGCCAGTCAAAGCAGTCCATTTTCAGGCCGGCTGATCCCACCGGCTAATTGTgacttaattattaattattgatttggtgtgatttaatttgatcaGAGTTACAAGGCTAAACAGTCCTCAGACTTGGTTTTCTTATTATTATACACTTTTTTACATATATTGCAGCATTTATACACTACTTTGATAACCCTGGAGGAATGATTCCAGTCTGGCTCATTAATTGGGTTGCAAAGGTTTGTACTACTTACCTAATTAGTAATACcgtaatactactactactattactactacagtactactactactagtctactactactactactactactactactactactactactactactactactactactactactactactactactactactactactactactactactactactactactactactactactattactactactactaagaataataataatttattattgttagcTTGTTGAAAATCACTTTTGAGGTTTGCCCATCTACTGATTAAACTCAGAAGTCCAAATCAGATTTGGTTATATAATCAACAGAGTCACTAATGTACTAATAGGTGGTCACTCCAGTGGATGTCAAAGCTGGTATTGCAAGCCTTAGCCATTTGTCTATTTGCTCTCATTAAAGGCCAACTCATGCATCAGCTTTTACATCGAAGGAAAGATCTGACCTGCAGGAAAGATTTGGCTCAGCAGTGGATGGAAGGGCAGTTCATAGCAATTTGGAGTCTGTTTGAATTTGAGTCTTGTGTGGCTTAATGTCAGTGAAGCTAAATGAGCCACCTCTTCAGTGAAGCTGCAATTGTGGTCCTGTATCATATGTTAATACGTATATCATTGCCTGAAATGAGTGTGTGGGTAGTATAGTATCAGATTTCATATATAGCTCCCCCACCTGTGTTTTATTCAAAAactattttctttcttctctgTTCTAATTAACAGAGCAATAATATTATCTATTTATTGCAAGTTCTTAGACGGCACTTTGTTTTCATCTTTTATAGAAACTAGGCATTTTTGGGGGGCAGTCAGTTTTGGTTGTGGtggaatataataattattattttattatttgtatCAAATATTAAATGATGTTGTTTTTCTTAGTGTCcaatattattttattctatTCTGTTGTTAAAATAAAGTAAAGCATTGAGGTATTATTAATTGACAATgttctttcctttcttctctGTAGACTGGAGTACCCAACTTTCTGAGCTCCATGAGAGAGGCTTGTTTTGGTTATGAAGACTTCTCAAAAAACAGACATTAAAATAAGTGTTTTTAATACTTGTTGTTAGGAAGAAACTCAAAAAAACTTGCTGGGAGGTAACTGATGAGAAATAATTGTGCTCAATCTTAAGACATTCTACGGAACCATACTTGCTTCATTAGACACTTTCAGGGACCCCACTTTAGTAACCCAAAAAACTTGAGACACCCCCACCCTACCCCTCAGCCTTCTGGGCGTTAGGGCATTTATATTGTTACAT
The nucleotide sequence above comes from Acropora muricata isolate sample 2 chromosome 12, ASM3666990v1, whole genome shotgun sequence. Encoded proteins:
- the LOC136893490 gene encoding phosphatidylcholine transfer protein-like isoform X1 — protein: MMARFTDQTIKSSYQGTGVISKRDSPRRYRKSWENYYCNPGIHRVMWMGLAEEKFLEVAQEINNIKLDGYEFFTESVKESVECKIYRKYDTVSGLYEYKIMGSILDVLPNVCKEVYMDLEYRKKWDEYVNELYEFDEDGEESIYWNVKYPWPMSNRDYVYRRALRELEINNLPTVVVLAESKLSAKTPERSGVVRVKEYHQSLIIQGDGMVGTKAFIHYFDNPGGMIPVWLINWVAKTGVPNFLSSMREACFGYEDFSKNRH
- the LOC136893490 gene encoding phosphatidylcholine transfer protein-like isoform X2, giving the protein MSGCDAGKKRILAGVKVSGLYEYKIMGSILDVLPNVCKEVYMDLEYRKKWDEYVNELYEFDEDGEESIYWNVKYPWPMSNRDYVYRRALRELEINNLPTVVVLAESKLSAKTPERSGVVRVKEYHQSLIIQGDGMVGTKAFIHYFDNPGGMIPVWLINWVAKTGVPNFLSSMREACFGYEDFSKNRH